In Papio anubis isolate 15944 chromosome 20, Panubis1.0, whole genome shotgun sequence, the genomic window ccagcctgggtgatagggtaagaacctgtctcaagaaaaaaaaaaaaaaaaaaaaatttatgacagaaaaaggacatagacctatttatttttatctaccttttttttttttttttttttttttgagacagagtctcactgtcacccaggctgaagtgcggcagcacaatctcagctcactgcaacctcccctcccgggttcaagcaattctccctgccccagccttccgagtagctggggttgcaggtgcctgccattacgcctggctaattttcatatttttagtagagacagggtttcgccatgttggggccaggctggtctcgaatccctgacctcagatgatctgcccttctcagcctcccaaagtgctgggattataggcgtgagccatggcacctggcccatAGACCTAATTTAGAAGGAGGATTTCTCTAAGGAAATAACACTGGAGCTGAGGCTTAAAGGATGATTTACCAGGTGAAAACTATGTGTGAACATCTCAAGCCTCGAGGCTGTCcacaggccctgaggcagggCAAACTCTGAGTTCAAGGCACCAGGAAAAGTCTCAGtcggtcaataaatatttatttattatgtgccCCACACTGTCCTAGACCCCTGGGATAcagttatgaaaaatattttacattccagTTGCACAAAGAAAGTAAATGCCTAAACAAAGAATTTCAGAGAGTAAGAGTGCTGACAGGGAGTTACTTTAGACAGGGTAGTCAAGAAGGACTCTTGGGGGAAGTGATATTTCAGCAGAGAGCTGAAGGAGATGAGGAACGGAGCCTTGTGAACGGCATGGGGAAGAATATTCCAGGCAAAGAAAATGACAACAGCAAAGGCCTTGAGGCAGAAGTACACTTGACGGGTTCTGGAAATGGCAAGGAGTCTGATATGAATGGATCCCAGTGATTGAGGAAAGGGTTGCAACAGATCAGATCAGATCAGTTCAGAGAAGTGGCAGGGGCCAGACTATCATTTGGAGGCCCTTATGGGTCATGgtcggaatttttttttttttttttctgggtgagATGAAAGCTATTTGAGGGTTCTGAGTCAAGGAGTGACTTTCATTTTAACAGCAGGACCCCCCTGGCTTCTGGGCAGATAATAGGGTGTATGGGTGTATTCCTCTGTTttcccactgctataaagaactgctcaagactgggtaatttacaaagaaaagaggtttaattgactcacagttcaacttggctggggaggcctcaggaaacttacaatcaccgcagaaggcaaagggggaaaaaaagataccTTCTTCACAAGCGAAGCGGGAAAGAGCCCCCTTATAAAACCCTctgagccccttataaaaccatcagatctcgtgagaactcactccctatcacaagaacagcctggggaaaccgcccccatgattcaattatctccacctgctCTCTCCTTTGACACATCGGGATTATtcgagattttgggtggggacacagctgaaTCATATCAGTGGGCTAAGGATAGAAGCAGAGAGCCCAGTGAGGAGGAAATCTCtagtccaggcaagagatggTGGTGATTAGATCTCGGTAATAGCAATGGAGATGGTGAAAAGTGGTCAAATTCTGGATCTACTTCAAGAATAGAGCCGACATGATTTGTTGACGGATTGTGcggtggttttaaaatatgtctgcAAATTATTTgacactttgaaaaataaagtctatttccCCAGTCTTTGCGTGCAGGCTCTCCTTAACGACTGGCTTCCAATGAACAGAAGTAATGGTGGGGAACTTCGGGACTAGGTCATAAAAAGCATTGCTATTTCTTACTTGCCCATTCCCTTCAACTGATTTCTTAAAGGAAGCCAGCCAACATATGGCAAGGACACGCAAGCAATCCGTGAAGAGATCCATATAAGAGAAGAGCTGAAATTTCCTACCAGCAACCAGCACCAGGTGAGTGAACCATGGTGAAGTGGATCCTCCAGCCGCCGTTAAATCTCCAGATGACTGCAGGCCCAGCCAACgtcttgactgcaacctcataaAACACTGTGAGCAGAAATCATCCAAATAAGCTGCTCCCTGATTCCTGATCCACAAAAACTAcagtagataataaatatttattgttttttctttcctgagacagagtctcgctgttgcccaggctggagtgcagtggtacgatctcagcccaccacaacctccacctcccggattcaagcgattctcctgccttagcctcccgagtacctgggactgcaggcatgcatcaccatgtccggctaatttttgtatttttagcagagatggggtttcgctatgttggccaggttggtctcgaactcctgacctcgtaatccacctgcctcagcctcccaaagtgctgggattataggcgtgagccactgctcctggcctaagaaatgtttattgttttaaactgctaagtttggggtaatttgttacagagcATTAGGAAACTAATGGTGATTAGGTTTGGGGGTGAGAGAGAGGCATCAAGAATGACTCAGGCGGgagcagtggcttgcacctgtaatcccagcactttgcgagggcgaggtgggaggattgcttgaggctaggagtttgataGTAGgatactagcctggccaacatagcaaggccttgtcacttaaaggaaagaaaagaaaagaaaattgttttctattagccaggtgtggtggcacgcatctgttgtcccaactactcaggaggctgagtgggagggtcacttgagcccaggagattgaggctgcaatgagtcatgatggtgccactgtactccagcctgcgtgcagagacctaaaaaaaaaacaaaaacaaaactccaaaactTTGGGCCTGCAGAATTGAAAGATGGAGTGATAATTTACTGAAAAGGAAAGCACTGGAGTGTGCACGAGGTGGGAGGGAATCAGTAGTTTCGTTTTGGAcgtgttaagtttgagatgtcgATTACACAGCCAAAGGGAGAGGTTAAGTTATCCTTCACTGCAAGGAGACCTGGGAAATGAATCCCCCTGAGTCTGCAGTTCAGGGGAAAGTTTGAGGCTAGGCATATAAATTGATAAGTCAACAGTATTGTAGATTGCCATGAACACTATGGGACTGCATGGTATCATCTCGTGAGTAAGTGTAGCTAGAAAGGGTTGGGACACCCCAAATTTTAGACGCTAGAAAAAGGAAGATCCACTGAAGATTGAGGAGAACCAGCCagtgaaaaaggaaggaggaaaagcaagGGGGAATTTGCCAATAAAGGAGGAAGGGATCAGGTGAATTAAATGGGTAGAATTGCTGTTCTCAAATGTTAGTGCACATCAGAGTCACCAggaaggcttgttaaaacacagattgccaggccaggtgcagtggcttgcctgtcatcccaggactttgggaggccaaggtgggcagatcacctgaggtcaggagttcatgaccagcctggccaacatggtgaaaccctgtctctactaaaaatacaaaaattagctgggcatgatagtgggcgcctgtaatcctagttactcaggaggctgaggcgggagaatcgcttgaacccgggaggcggaggttgcagtgagctgacattgtgccattgcactccagcctgggtgacaaagtgagactcaaaaaaaaaaaaaaaaaaaaacacccacacacacagattgccaggccccgcccccagagtttctgattgaGCAGGTGTATTCGCTTCCCGAGACTGTTGtataaattactacaaacttagtggcttaaagcaacaaatatatatatatataaaatctcacagttctggatgccaaaagtccaaaattaaggtgtcagcacGCCATTTCCTTCGAAGGCTCagaggagaatccttccttgaCTCTTCAGTTTCTGGTAGCTCCTAGTgttcctcccctcccaccccccgcagggtcttgctctgtcatccaggctggagtgcagtggtgcaatcacggctcgctgcaacttcgatctcccaggctcaagcaatcctcccacctcagcctcctgagtaggtgggactgtaggcacataccaaagcccagataatttttttgttaatttttgtagacagggtctcactatgttgcccaggctggtttcgaactcctaggctcatgtgatcctcctgcctcggcctcccaaagtgctgggattacaggcatgagccgcctcACCTGGCCCAtaataatgttttgatatacatagtgTATGCAGCAACAGGTATTCTATTTGTAGTTGTTAGGATGTTTAAGGTTACCTGCTTTAACAAACAACCCTAAAATCTTAGTAGCTTAATACAATAGGTTCTTACTTACATAAAGTCCAAAATGCTTTATGTAAGTCCAAGGATAATTCTCAGCTTCCTGCAGCCAGTGAGTGAAGGGAGAAAGAGTAAGGATTATGGAGGACATTCTAGACTGAGTCTGGAAATGAGCTACGTCCCTTCTGCACCCATTCCATTGGCCCAAGACCAGTCACATGACCTCAACTTCACTGCAAGGAGACCTGGGAAATGAAGTCCTCCTGTGTGCCTGGGAAAAAagaaaccggccgggcgcggtggctcaagcctgtaatcccagcacttttggaggccgagacgggcggatcacgaggtcaggagatcgagaccatcctggctaacacggtgacaccccgtctctattaagaaatacaaaaaaaaaaaaactagccgggcgaggtggcgggcgcctgtagtcccagctactcgggaggctgaggccggagaatggcgtgaacccgggaggaggagcttgcagtgagctgagatccggccactgcactccaccctgggtgacagagcgagactccgtctcaaaaaaaaaaaaaaagaaaccaagttgGTGAGtatcgaagctgcagtgagccatgattgcaccactgcactctgccacCTACCCTTCGACTTCTGGTTACTCATGAACTCATCTCTGAAGAAGGATCAGTGGGTGGGAAGAAGGGATTGGTGTATTAGTGTCCTATGGCTGAAACAGCAAATTACCAAAGACTTACtacttagaacaacagaaatttattctcgcATAGTTCTgtaggccagaagtccaaaatcaaggtgtcgcCAGGGCCACGCTCCTTCCAGAGGCTCTGAGAGAAAATCAGTTCTTTGCATCTTCCAGCTCCTGGTGACTCCAGGAGTTCCTCGGCTTGTAGCTGCAGAACTCCAATCTCTGTGTCTACCATCACATGGTGctctcctcttctgtcttctcctctgtgtgtttCTTAGGACACttgtcagccgggcgcggtggctcatgcctgtaatcccagaactttgggaagccgaagtgggtggatcacgaggtcaggagttcaagaccagcctggccaagatggtgaaaccccacctctactaaaaatacaaaaattagctgggtgtgcactcccagctactcgggagactgaggcagagaactgcttgaacctgggacacggaggttgcagggagctgagaccacgccacagcactccagcctgggtgacagacttgtctcaaaaaaaaaaaaaaaaaaaaaaagacacttgtcATCAGATTTAGGGGCCACACAGATAATTCAGGATCTTGCGATCCTGAATGTAATTACACCCGCAAAACcccttttttccaaataaggtcaccacaggttctgaggattaggacGTAGACTATCCTTTTGGAGAACGCCACGCAACCCACTACAATcagctataattatttttgtagaaaacgATGGGAACCTGACTTTGGATGGTGGCCTTGGAGAGAAGTGGGTGGGTTTGCAATGTACTTCAGTGGTAGAGCAGAGGCGTTGGTGGTGGTTAGGAACAGAAGctgaggggctgggcacggtggctcacacctgtaatgtcagcactttgggaggccgaggcagatggatcacttgagatcaggagttcaagaccagcctggccaacatggcgaaaccttgtctctactaaaaacacaaaaattagtcaggtgtggtggtgcacgcctgtaatctcagctactcgggaggctgagacgaagaatcgcttgaacccgggaggcggaggttgcagtgagccacgatcgcaccactgcactccagcctgggcaacagagtaagactccatctcaaaacaaacaacaaaaaaacccgggtgtggtggctcatgcctgtaatcccagcacctggggaggccgaggtaagcagatcacttgaggtcaggagttcgaggtcagcctcgggagcctgaggcagaagaatcacttgaacccaggaggaggaggttgcagtgagccgactgcaccactgtactccagccttggtgaagagcaagactctgtctcaacgaCAAccgaaaaaataaaatctgagggATGAGTGGGGTGGTGACTCAGTGTTTGGATACAGAACTGTGTGGCTCAGGTCTGGGTTTCAAAAAGACCCCTCTGGGGCTCTGTGGGGGACAGACTGGAGGGAGAGACTAGAAGCCAGGGAGAAGCCTAGAGTCAGGGTCCAGGTAGGAGAGCAGGAGCCCGGAGCCTACCTGAGCCCTCAAGACAGAGAAGAGGGGTGGAGTGGagactcaggaggcaggagaggtcTGGCTTAGAGACTGATGCACTGTTGGGGGAGAGGGGACAAGATGGGGCTTTGACCCCACGACTAGACAGATGGTGGGGCTGcctcagatgaggaaaccaggtGAGAGAATTTGGGGACATCAGGGGAAACTGCAGAGGCCACTGGGTGTGCACTGCAGACCCAGATCTGACTGTCAGGATCCCAGGCTCAGTGCCTCCTCCTCTGGGGCCTCTGCTCCTCGGAGGATCCCAGGCTCAGTGCCTCCTCCTCTGGGGCCTCTGCTCCTCGGGCCCCACTGCAGAGGCAGGAAGTACCGCCTGATGCTCAGCTTCCGCTGGGGGTGTTGGCACGGCCCAGCGCCCTCTCCACTCCCAGGGACCTTCCCACCTCGAGCCTGTAGCACTTTCACTTCCCCAGGtacccagcccctgcccccagcacctGGGTGCTCCCTGGTCCAGAACAGGCTGCAGACTCTGAGAGGTGCAAAGACAAGTAGGGAagggggagacagagaaaggaagacaggctgggcacagtggctcacgcccataatcccagaactttaggaggccaaggcaggaggatcacttgagcccagaaatttgagaccagcctggcaacacaagtgagactcccatctctacaaaaaatgacgaaaattagccaggcatggtggtgtgcacctgtagtcccagccactcgggaggctgaggtgcaaggattgcttgagcctgggaagatcggggctgcagtgagctatgattgcactactgcattctagcctgggtaactgtctcaaaaacaaaaacaaaagagagatgaaaagagaaaggaggaagggaccCAAAGAAGGGAccagaaacacagagaaaggccaggcacagtggctcacgcctgtaatcccagcactttgggaggccaaggcaggaggatcacttgagtccaggagttccagaccagcccgggcaacctagtgagaccccgtctctgttttttcaaattaaatataaaaaataaaacactcccattccatagcaagaccccatttctacaaaaaatacaaaaatgagccaggcgtggtagtgtacacctgtaatcccagctactcggaaggctcaggtgggaggattgcttgagcccaggctacagtgagttatttgccccactgtagtccagcctgggtcaaaaatgagaccctgtctcaaaaagaaacaaatatataaataaaataaagaaacacagagagaaggagaataGAGGCCCCagggggcaggaggagagagaccCAGAGGAGGCAGAGACTTGGCTGAGAGAAGGGGACAGAGATGGGGAGTGGCAGGAAGGTGGGGACAAAGACCCAGAGAGGAGGAACAAGAGACCCAGGGCGGGGAAGGGGAGACACAGCTGGATGCAGAGATGGGAGAGCTTAGCAGGCCATGAGGTCAGAGTGTCTGTGAGGTCAGCTGCTGTCCAGGGTCAGCCCTGGGGTCCCCATGCCCAGAGGTGGGTCCAGTAGATCAGGTGTCCCTTTAGATGCCCCAGCGCCTGAGACATGGAGACCTGGGAGGGACTGCCCCGTGAGTCCTTGGTGCCCACAAATGCCAAGGCCCCTCAGGTACCAGAGCGTGTGTCCCAGTGGGGCAGATGAgggagacagggacagagagCGAGCCAGAAAGCCACCTTGCATGAAGCAGGAGGGGGTGGAGCCCCACCCCTGGAACTTCCTCTTTCGGggttcttcctttctgtctcagctctccgtctctctctctttctctcagcctctgtctttctccctgtctccccTACTGTGTGGTGAGTGGACCGCTCACCCCTCTAGGTGAAGATGTCGGCCCAGGagagctgcctcagcctcatcaAATACTTCCTCTTCGTTTTCAACCTCTTCTTCTTCGTGAGTTGCCTCATGGCTCCCCAGCCCGGGCCCAGCCCCTGCCGCTAACCCTGCCCTCATCTTCCCCCGTGGCCCACCGCCGTATCTGCCTCTCCTCAGGTCCTGGGCAGCCTGATCTTCTGCTTCGGCATCTGGATCCTCATCGACAAGACCAGCTTCGTGTCCTTTGTGGGTGAggggggctggggcaggtgggaggGCCTCCCCCAACCCAAGTGACTTCCTGTGGTCTCCCTTGTCTCAGGGAGATCCATGGTGCCCTACTCTGCAGGCAGGTCACAGGCTCCCATCCACTGCTCACCGTTGCTTTGCTTCTCGGAGCCTGCGTCTTCTTCCGGCAAATGGGGTTGTGCTTACAAACAATGACCATGAGAGCCATTTCTCAAGCACTTCCTATCTGTCGGGCCTTGTGGCTGGTCAGATGCCCCCACAAACCTTCCCCTCTcttgaggttcagagaggggaAGTCCCTTGACGGATGTCATATAGCAAGGAagtaaaatagccaaaataacattaataatgatagaaaaaaaataatgaagtgtgatcctaaataataatgaaatattatttatataataataatataataataatgaaatattcatatttaagAAGTCTTTGCCCTGCGTTGAGGACTGGGTTGAACACATGTTCCCGTGTGTCCCTCAAAATGACCCTAggggccatgtgtggtggctcacgcctgtaattccagcactttgggaggccgagggagaggatcacttgaggtcaggagctcgagaatagcctggccaacatggtgaaaccctgtctctactaaaaaatacaaaacattagccaggcacggtggcacgtgcctgtagtcccagctactagagaggctgaggcaggagaatcactcgaacctgggaggtggaggttgctgtgagtcgagatcacatcactgcactccagcccaggcgacagagcgagactccgtttcaaaaaaaaaaaaccacacacacacaataaagaaacaaaaaaacctctgagAAACAGATACCGTCCCCTAGGCCTCAGGGAGGTTTAAAGAGCCAAGCCAATGTCACAGAACAAGTGATAGGGCTGAAACTACTGGGGATGAGGAGGAgctgaaggaggaaggagagggtgagaggaagagagagatccAAGGATAGGAAAGAGAGGCCCAGAAAGAAGACAAAGTTTCAGAAGGAGACAGGGACTcagggtggggcagggacagAGTCCCAGAGAGGGCACCAGGATACTGCTCCCCACTTGGGCGGCTGCCTAGGCGGGAAATGGGGCTGCCTGGAGTTGTGCCACCCGGCTTATCATTGCTCCCCTCACCTCTCCCAGGCTTGGCCTTCGTGCCCCTGCAGATCTGGTCCAAAGTCCTGGCCATCTCTGGAGTCTTCACCATGGGCCTCGCCCTCCTGGGTTGTGTGGGGGCCCTCAAGGAGCTCCGCTGCCTCCTGGGCCTGGTGAGTGTCTCATCCCTCTCCATCCCTAGGAACACTCCTATCCCCACCCTCAAAAATGGCCTGGGCCGAGGCTGCGAGGGTGGTCAGCCTGATCTCTCCACTCTGCTCCCCAGTATTTTGGGATGCTGCTGCTCCTGTTTGCCACGCAGATAACCCTGGGAATCCTCATCTCCACTCAGCGGGCCCAGGTAAGCTTCCTGCAGTGaccaccacccacccccagcagagaggagggggaagagagtGGTGGGAGGGGGTGGAGAGAGACGGAGAAACAAAGGCAGACAGGGACTGACCTAGATAAAGAGAAATaagaggctgggcctggtggctcacgcctgtaatcccataatcccagcactttgggaggctgaggctggaggattgagtccaggagtttgagaccagcctgggcaacatagtgagaccccatctatattaaaaaatatatccgGGTGTGAGGGCATGCACcaggggtcccagctacttgggaggttgaggtgggaggatcacttgagccaaggagtttgaggctacagtgagccatgcactcatcctgggtgacagagtgagaccctgtctcaaaaaataaattaatagaaagaCACACCGATCCGGACCAAGGGAGAGAGGGATAAACAGCTCCAAAGGGAAACACACAGGAAAAAGAacgagagaaagaaaaagatgccctgaaagaagagacagagactTAATGAGCCGTAGAAATAGTGGGAGAAACAGAGTGACAGACCTGAAGTACACAGAGCTAGCCATTCAGTGAGGATCTGAGACTGACCCAGAGATGCACAGGGACTGCCTGAGGCTGGCACAGCCTGAGAGGGGGTGGGATGGGGCGGGGCACGTGAGGTCCAGACTCACTGGTGGCCTCTCAGCTGGAGCGAAGCTTGCAGGACATCGTAGAGAAAACCATCCAAAAGTACCGCACCAACCCCGAGGAGACCGCGGCCGAGGAGAGCTGGGACTATGTGCAGTTCCAGGTGAGCCCTCTCCTCCAGCTCCCTCCCCGACTGACCCGCCTCAGCCCTGTGCTTCGAGGAGACTCCACCCCAACGTGGCCCCGACCCCCAGCTCTACGACCCGAACGTACCCCAACCCCTCCCAGGCCCAACGCCCCCCACTCCCCAGATGACACAACTGGCCCCGGCATGGCCCAGTCTCCCAGAACCCAGACCCTGGCATGGCTTCGCCATCTACCTTGGGAGACTCCGCCCCCGCCCCGACCCCGCCCCGACCGGAGGTAGTCAGGCCCCTAGTCCCAAGACCCTAGCGAGACCCGGCTTCCTACCCCGCAGTGAGTCTGGCTTCCATCGGACCCCGCCCCCGATGAGACTCACAGGGTCTCGCACTCCTATTCACCGGTCGGGTATCAGAGGCTCAATCGCACCGCCCACCAATCTCTGGTCCAGAGCGAGACGCTGCAGCTACTTCCCCAGCCCCAGATCACCCCGTGACCCGTCTCTCCCAGCCCCATTTCCCGTAATGTCCCCTGGCCCCGGCCCCATAGCGACACCAGCCCACTGGCCCCCACTCCACACCCACCACTTAGTCCCCTGCTTCCCGACCTGACCTCATACCCATCACCTTGTCCCCTGATCCCCAACATCATATGTCTCCAGTCTCGGTCCCTCTGACCCGTATCCCTCTCCCAGCTGCGCTGTTGCGGCTGGCACTCCCCGCAGGACTGGTTCAAGGTCCTCACCCTGAGAGGTAACGGGTCGGAGGCGCACCGCGTGCCCTGCTCCTGCTACAACTTGTCAGCGACCAACGACTCCACAATCCTGGATAAGGTGATCTTGCCCCAGCTCAGCAGGCTTGGACAGCTGGCGCGGTCCAGACACAGTACAGACATCTGCGCGGTCCCTGCAAACAGCCACATCTACAGCGAGGTGGGCAGGGGTTCGGAGCATAAACCTGTCGAATAGGGCGGGGCCTGCGGGAGGCGCAGGGCTGCCGGTGAGGGGCGGGGCCTGAGAAAGGGCGGGgctacaagaaaagaaaggtgcGGTAGGCGGGGCGGGGCCCTCTGAAGGGGGCGGGGTCCGTAGGAAGGGCAGGACCTAAAGAAAAGGCGGGGCTGGCTCTGGAATACAGACATCTAGGGAAGAGCCAGGCTTGGAAAAGGTGAAGCGAAGGTGCACTAGTAAGGAGACGAGAGAGGCCTGGTGACTATGGGAGCGGGTAGATGCCTGAAGGCGGTGAGAGTCAGGCTGAAAAGAACGCTGGCCCTGGGCTTGAGAGTCCCAGAAAGAATCCCTTTAACTTTTCCCTACACCCGCAGGGCTGCGCGCGGAGCCTCCAGAAGTGGCTGCACAACAACCTTATTTCCATAGTGGGCATTTGCCTGGGCGTCGGCCTACTCGAGGTGATCTGGCCCCGCCCCCACCCGCGATCTGCCGGGATTTACCCTAGATGGCCCTGCCCTTCATTTCGCGTCCTCCGGTTGCCTGGGAAGGACGCGCTCGGGGCGGAGCGcagcccaccccagccctccCGCG contains:
- the CD37 gene encoding leukocyte antigen CD37 isoform X2, translated to MGLALLGCVGALKELRCLLGLYFGMLLLLFATQITLGILISTQRAQLERSLQDIVEKTIQKYRTNPEETAAEESWDYVQFQLRCCGWHSPQDWFKVLTLRGNGSEAHRVPCSCYNLSATNDSTILDKVILPQLSRLGQLARSRHSTDICAVPANSHIYSEGCARSLQKWLHNNLISIVGICLGVGLLELGFMTLSIFLCRNLDHVYNRLAGYR
- the CD37 gene encoding leukocyte antigen CD37 isoform X1; the encoded protein is MSAQESCLSLIKYFLFVFNLFFFVLGSLIFCFGIWILIDKTSFVSFVGLAFVPLQIWSKVLAISGVFTMGLALLGCVGALKELRCLLGLYFGMLLLLFATQITLGILISTQRAQLERSLQDIVEKTIQKYRTNPEETAAEESWDYVQFQLRCCGWHSPQDWFKVLTLRGNGSEAHRVPCSCYNLSATNDSTILDKVILPQLSRLGQLARSRHSTDICAVPANSHIYSEGCARSLQKWLHNNLISIVGICLGVGLLELGFMTLSIFLCRNLDHVYNRLAGYR